From one Malus sylvestris chromosome 1, drMalSylv7.2, whole genome shotgun sequence genomic stretch:
- the LOC126595389 gene encoding probable WRKY transcription factor 24: MENQYYPSPAAATSSSSPTYQFPPQNNLFTPSSSSLSINLFDNPHSPPDPHHHQVQIPPDIDWISLLSGDQPAGDLLTTHNNHDQAGDRAEEIRGSNRRKGGGSSRNYTRRSSRPRVAFHTRSTDDILDDGFRWRKYGQKAVKNTLCPRSYYRCTHNTCSVKKQVQRLSNDTSIVVTTYEGVHNHPCEELMETLTPLLKQMQFLSARF, from the exons atGGAAAACCAATATTATCCATCTCCTGCTGCAGCAACATCATCATCCTCACCAACATATCAATTCCCACCCCAAAATAACCTCTTTACACCCTCATCATCATCTCTCTCCATCAACCTTTTCGACAACCCTCATTCTCCTCCAGATCCTCATCATCACCAAGTCCAGATTCCACCTGACATTGATTGGATCAGCCTCCTCTCTGGTGATCAACCTGCAGGTGACCTACTTACTACTCATAATAATCATGATCAAGCGGGTGATCGTGCGGAAGAAATAAGGGGTTCGAATAGAAGGAAAGGCGGTGGGAGTAGTAGGAATTATACAAGAAGATCGAGCCGGCCTAGGGTTGCATTCCATACTCGAAGCACGGATGATATTCTTGATGATGGCTTCCGCTGGAGAAAGTACGGACAGAAAGCCGTCAAGAACACCTTATGTCCCAG gaGTTACTATCGATGCACACATAACACATGCAGTGTGAAGAAGCAGGTCCAGAGGCTATCAAACGACACAAGCATCGTCGTCACAACGTATGAAGGAGTTCACAATCATCCATGTGAAGAACTCATGGAAACCCTAACTCCTCTTCTCAAGCAAATGCAGTTCCTCTCAGCTAGGTTCTAA
- the LOC126621360 gene encoding uncharacterized protein LOC126621360, which produces MSSGYNSPARSPGSSRLQLGGGGGGGGGGGVSRLRSSLLKKPPEPLRRAVADCLSSSAAATSHHVTTSSTVLLSEASRILRDYLAAPSTMDLSYNVILEHTIAERERSPAVVARCVALLKRYLLRYKPSEETLLQIDRFCVNTIVECDIGPNRRLSPRSQSFGSITSTISTASTNVVPLSVPSFASEALVKSLNYVRSLVSQHLPKRSFHPAAFSGAPSATRQSLPSLSSLLSRSFNSQLSPAHSGEPLENKDATTMSILNLSNIGKIDGMGDLEYFALDVFKWRWLGEQQSSSLGTESDRVVNPQDMRTHSLLEVGAAALLVGDMEAKMRGQPWKYFGTADMPYLDQLLQPSPVTAITDSATARSHLRAITASKRTKSGPHQIWDDSPVSTFRPRAKPLFQYRHYSEQQPLRLNPAEVCEVIAAVCSEASSQNANVKTVSSRLTNNYGKPSMDAAVSVLIKLVIDMYVLDSGTAAPLTLSMLEEMLNSPRAACRNRAFDLILNLGVHAHLLEPMVADNDSTIEEEYSQESYFDSESKLATQGVGRSDSLIMGTSSAIDNFETWILNILYEILLFLVQIEEEEESVWASALSCLLYFVCDRGKILRNRINGLDIRVLKALLEISRKNSWAEVVHCKLISMLANMFYQVPEGINKAVSSTQLFLVEQVDLIGGIEFIFVEYSLAKSREERRNLFLVLLDYALHQINEICIATGVTEYSDDEIQPLVALLNLADAPEAFYISVKLGLVGIGEILRSSISDALSRYPNSERLNMLLDSVMEKLGATTSSFTHLDTEFSHMMQITKSYKSLDSIEGAVLRNGVGEKAKLSWALLHSLLHSERIAYRRNAYIWLSDLLIAEISEERNSSIWSNIKTMQQKIAQAGVYDSSVASDVPLPIWLMCGLLKSKHNSIRWGFLNVLERLLMRCKILLNENKVQQSHGSDIGNVRKDSRLEKANAVIDIMSSALSLVFQINETDRINILKMCDILFSQLCLRAPSANTIDFGDDAQLGRVLSRMDGGKIVDEKESSRQDVCMEESSARSGLSNNNPLDHETESMAALLLRGQAIVPMQLVTRVPAALFYWPLIQLAGAATDNIALGIAVGSKGRGNLPGAISDIRATLLLLLIGKCTADSATFQDVDGEEFFRELLDDTDSRVAYYSSAFLLKRMMTEKPEKYQHMLQNLVVRAQQSNNEKLLENPYLQMRGILQLANDLGTGL; this is translated from the exons ATGTCTTCGGGCTACAACAGTCCGGCTCGGAGCCCCGGGAGTTCGAGGCTTCAGTTGGGcggaggcggaggaggaggaggaggaggaggagtctCCAGGTTGAGATCTTCGTTGCTCAAGAAGCCGCCTGAGCCGCTGCGCCGAGCTGTGGCCGATTGCCTGTCCTCCTCCGCCGCGGCTACCTCCCACCATGTGACCACTTCCTCCACCGTGCTCCTCTCCGAAGCTTCTCGAATTCTTCGG GACTATCTGGCAGCCCCTTCGACGATGGACTTGTCTTACAATGTGATTTTAGAACATACCATTGCTGAGAGGGAGCGAAG CCCAGCAGTTGTTGCAAGGTGTGTGGCACTTTTGAAACGCTACCTTCTAAG GTACAAACCTAGTGAAGAGACATTACTGCAGATAGATCGCTTTTGTGTAAACACCATTGTTGAATGTGACATTGGTCCAAACCGGAGATTGTCTCCACGGTCTCAATCGTTTGGATCAATAACATCAACAATATCAACGGCATCTACAAATGTTGTTCCTTTATCTGTACCTAGTTTTGCGTCCGAGGCACTTGTGAAGTCATTGAACTATGTGCGGTCTCTTGTGTCTCAACATCTTCCAAAGCGGTCATTCCATCCGGCTGCTTTCTCTGGAGCCCCTTCTGCAACTAGACAGTCTCTTCCGAGTCTGTCTTCTTTGTTGAGCAGGTCCTTTAATTCACAACTAAGCCCTGCACATAGTGGAGAACCTTTGGAGAATAAAGATGCTACAACTATGTCCATTTTGAACTTATCAAACATTGGAAAGATTGATGGAATGGGAGATCTTGAATACTTTGCACTGGACGTTTTCAAGTGGCGCTGGCTTGGGGAACAGCAGTCATCATCCTTGGGGACTGAAAG TGATCGTGTTGTAAATCCCCAAGATATGAGAACACATAGTCTTCTAGAAGTAGGTGCAGCAGCTCTACTTGTAGGAGATATGGAAGCTAAAATGAGAGGTCAACCGTGGAAGTATTTTGGAACTGCTGATATGCCTTATCTTGACCAACTGCTGCAACCTTCACCGGTAACAGCGATAACTGATTCTGCCACTGCACGTTCCCATTTGAGAGCAATCACAGCATCTAAACGTACTAAATCTGGCCCTCATCAAATATG GGATGATTCTCCGGTGAGCACATTTCGTCCTCGGGCGAAGCCACTATTCCAGTATCGTCACTACAG TGAACAACAACCCTTGCGATTGAATCCTGCTGAGGTTTGTGAGGTTATTGCTGCAGTTTGCTCTGAGGCATCTTCACAGAATGCTAATGTGAAGACTGTATCATCTAGATTAACTAATAACTATGGAAAACCATCAATGGATGCGGCAGTGAGCGTCCTTATCAAACTTGTTATTGACAT GTATGTTTTGGATTCAGGGACTGCTGCCCCTCTCACTCTGTCTATGCTTGAG GAAATGCTTAATTCTCCAAGAGCAGCATGTAGGAATCGtgcttttgatttgattttgaacCTTGGAGTTCATGCTCATTTATTAGAGCCAATGGTAGCCGATAACGATTCCACGATTGAAGAAGAGTATTCTCAAGAATCATATTTTGACAGTGAATCTAAGCTTGCAACACAAGGAGTGGGAAGATCAGATTCTCTTATCATGGGCACTTCCTCAGCTATTGATAATTTTGAAACTtggattttgaatattttgtatgagATATTGCTGTTTCTTGTCCAG atagaagaggaggaggaatcTGTCTGGGCTTCTGCTCTTAGTTGTTTGCTATATTTTGTCTGTGATAGAGGCAAAATCTTGAGAAACCGGATAAATGGACTTGACATAAGG GTTTTAAAGGCACTACTAGAAATTAGTAGGAAGAATTCTTGGGCAGAAGTAGTTCATTGCAAGCTTATTAGCATGTTAGCAAACATGTTTTATCAAGTACCTGAAGGAATCAACAAGGCTGTTTCAAGTACCCAATTATTTCTGGTGGAGCAAGTTGATCTGATTGGTGGAATAGAGTTTATTTTTGTTGAG TATTCACTTGCAAAATCAAGGGAGGAAAGGAGAAATCtgtttttggttcttttggACTATGCTTTGCATCAAATAAATGAAATATGCATAGCTACTGGAGTCACTGAGTATAGCGATGATGAGATTCAGCCTCTTGTTGCCCTGCTCAATCTGGCTGATGCGCCCGAAGCTTTTTATATATCTGTTAAGCTTGGGTTGGTAGGCATTGGGGAAATCTTGAGGAGTTCTATTTCAGATGCATTGTCTAGATATCCAAACAGTGAACGGCTCAATATG CTATTGGACAGTGTAATGGAGAAACTTGGTGCGACAACAAGCTCATTTACTCATTTGGACACGGAGTTCTCACACATGATGCAGATAACCAAATCTTACAAGTCTCTGGATAGCATTGAAGGTGCAGTTCTGAGAAATGGTGTTGGCGAAAAAGCGAAACTCTCATGGGCTCTTTTACATTCCCTTCTTCATTCAGAAAGAATTGCATACCGTCGGAATGCGTATATCTGGTTAAGTGACCTGCTTATTGCAGAAATTAGTGAAGAAAGGAATTCAAGTATATGGTCAAATATAAAAACCATGCAGCAAAAAATTGCCCAAGCAGGTGTTTATGATTCTTCAGTTGCTTCAGATGTTCCTTTGCCCATTTGGCTTATGTGTGGACTTTTGAAATCAAAGCACAACTCAATCAGATGGGGATTTTTGAATGTTCTTGAAAGGCTTCTCATGAGGTGTAAGATTTtgttaaatgaaaataaagtcCAGCAATCACATGGCAGTGATATTGGCAATGTACGGAAAGATAGCCGCCTTGAAAAAGCTAATGCAGTGATAGACATCATGAGTAGTGCCTTGTCCTTGGTTTTTCAGATTAATGAAACAGATCGCATTAATATTTTGAAG ATGTGTGACATTCTATTCTCTCAATTATGCTTGAGAGCTCCATCTGCAAATACAATAGACTTTGGAGATGATGCACAGCTTGGTAGGGTTCTTAGTCGGATGGATGGAGGTAAAATAGTTGACGAGAAAGAGAGTTCTCGCCAAGATGTTTGTATGGAAGAATCCAGTGCCAGATCTGGCCTCAGTAATAACAATCCACTAGATCATGAGACAGAATCAATGGCAGCACTGCTTCTCCGAGGACAGGCCATAGTTCCCATGCAGTTGGTTACACGAGTTCCAGCTGCTTTGTTTTATTGGCCATTGATTCAACTTGCTGGTGCAGCAACAGACAACATTGCGTTGGGTATAGCTGTTGGAAGCAAAGGAAGAGGGAACCTTCCTGGTGCTATATCTGATATACGGGCTACCCTTTTGTTACTTCTAATTGGTAAATGTACTGCAGATTCTGCTACTTTCCAGGACGTTGACGGGGAAGAATTTTTTAG GGAACTCTTGGATGACACAGACTCGAGGGTGGCATATTACTCATCAGCTTTTCTTCTGAAG CGAATGATGACAGAAAAACCCGAAAAGTACCAGCACATGCTTCAGAATCTTGTTGTTAGAGCTCAGCAG AGCAACAATGAAAAGCTCTTGGAAAATCCCTATCTTCAGATGCGTGGCATACTTCAGCTGGCTAACGATCTTGGAACTGGGTTGTAA